The DNA window GAGAGAATGTagttgggaggggctggagggagaaaaggaagtgagaaatgatgtaattctatttcaatcaaaaaatttttttcaattttttaaatcatttttagtaggctacatatttttctctacatctcccatcctccccctcccctctaccctctcccatgacctccatgctcccaatttactcaggagatcttgtctttttctaattgccatgtacattagatccatgtgtggcactcttagggtcctctttgttgtctaggttctctgggttgtGAATGATTGGcagggttttctttgctttatgcccaCATATGAGGgagtgcatatgatatttgtctttctgggtctgggttacctctttCTATATGATGCTTTCTACagtcatccatttgcttgcaaatttcaagatgtcatttttttctactctgtagtactccattgtgtaaatgtaccacattttccttatccatttttcagtcaaggggcacttaggttgtttccatgttctggctattttAAACAATATTGCTATGAgcatagatgagcaaatgtccttgtggtataattgatcatcctttgcatatatatacccaaaagtggtattgaaattggtcatcaaaagaacacatgatccaattttttaaaaaatagatttctcaacagagaaatctaaaatggctgaaagacacttaaggaaatgctcaacatccttagccgtcagaaaaatgcaaatcaaaataactcaaatatcatcttacacctgtcagaatggccaagatcaaaacactgatgacagcttatgctggagaggatgtggggtaaaggaaacacttctacattgctggtgggagtgcaatctggtacagccactttgggcatcagtatggcgatttctcagaaaattagggaacaaccatcttcaagacccagcaataccacttttgggtatatatatgcaaaggatgataaaaattttttttataaaagaaaaaatacaacaaatattCAACAGTCAGGTTGGTGATACTCCATGGGTGCAACTTCTGATATTTCCAGGTGATACAATCCCACAACCGATTTCCTCATCCATGGGCTCTTTAAACCTTCTGTCCTGCCTTcatcaatgttccctgagccttaggtgcagaagCTGTATTGCACAGACAGCCACTGGGACTGGGTTTCACTATTCTGCATTTCAActtgttgtggttttctgtaatgatctacattgttacaaagagaaatttaaTTGATGCTATTTGAGGACTACACTTAGAAGGCCTgaatcctacacaaagaactgtacACAACTAAGGAAAGTCAAGAGAGGGAAAAATAGCcatccccaggaaagagcacaccaattggttatccaataccaagtggtcagccccgagtacatatatacatgtaacattaTAACGTCTGAGCAGatagtatttatgtatttaggaacacacacacatacagacaaacatacacacatatataataattagtaaaaaaaacaggccttgaatttgagaaagaaaaagaagaggcatATACAGGAGGGTTGGAAGGGcagaaaagaagggggagaaaTGCTATAGTTatatcataattaaaaaataaaagaaataattaaaaacatactgAAATAGTAAAATAAGTATAggtagggtgttcaagtcttcctgttgtatgttcgcAGGATTCTGGTGttaaaaggcatcctactgaatgggagaagatcttcaccaagacCTCCCCAGACAAAGGTctcatcttcaaaatatataaagaactcaagaaactggacatgaaaatgcttattaacccaatttaaaaaatagggtactgaactgaaaagagaattctcatcagacgaattacaaatggccaaaagacacttaaggtcatgctcaacctccttagcgataagggaaatgcaaatcaaaacaactttgagataccatcttacacctgtcagaatgactaaaataaaaaacaccaatgatagcctgtgctggagaggatgtggagtaatgggaacactcatccattgctggtgggaatgcaaacttgtgcaaccactttggaaatcagtgtggtggtttctcaggaaattgggaatcaatctacctcaggatccagcaataccactcttgggaatatacccaagagatgtccaatcatactacaaaagcatttgttcaactatgttcatagcagcattatttgtaatagccagaacctggaaacaacctagaaaccctcaatggaagaatagataaagaaagtgtggaatatatatacattagagtactactcagtggtaaaaaacaatgacatcttgaattttgcatgcaaatggatggaaatagaaaaaaactatccagagtgagataatccagacccaaaaagatgaatatggtatgtactcactcattagtggactctagccataaacaaaggacattaagcctatagttcgcaagcctagagaagccaaataacaaggtgaactcaaagaaaaacatatataggcaaacaagattgccgggaaaaagttgggaacatgggggtgggagtaggggttggggtgggattgggggaaggggagatgaggagaaaaaagggagaaaggaaagactggagagggcttgggggagtgggagggtggagatggaggaagggcggatataggagcagggaagaagatatctacattaagggagccattttagggttggcaagagacttggttctaaaggggatcccaggtgtccacggggatgttcCCAGcaaggtccttgggcagcagagcagagggtgcctgaactggctttgccccagtatcacactttttaaatatttgtttatttatttatttatttatttatttattatgtatacaatattttgtctgtgtgtatgcctccaggccagaagagggcaccagaccccttacagatggttgtgagccaccatgtggttgctgggaattgaactcaggacctttggaagagcaggcaatgctcttaacctctgagccatctctccagcccactgatgattatcttgaatatcaccatagaatcttcgttcggtgacggatggagatagagacagagacccttatcagagcaatggactgagctcccaagatccagttgaagagcagaaggagggagaagatgagcaaggaagtctggactgcgaggggttggtgcACCAACTGAGACattgtgcctgttctaatgggagctcatcaaatccagctggaccgggactgaatgagcatgcgatcaaaccagactctctgaatgtggctgacaatgggggctgactgagaagccattcataaaggcactgggacttgtttctactgaaCGTACTagttggatgcaaagcttcctaggcctcgATGTAGgcgggagggccttggacttcccaaaggtcAGGTTTCCCTGCCCACTCTTAagtaggaagggggagggaggagggtgagtggggaagagggaggggaatgggaggaggggaggaagtataaatttttaataaaaattgaaaaaaatgtgtatatcCAATGGAAgattggataaagaaagtgtgggatatatacatattagagtactactcagcagtaaaaaacaatgacatcttgaactttgcatgcaaatagatggaaatagaaaaactattctgagtgaggtaatccagattcaaaaagatgagtttggtatgtactcactcataagtggattctagacataaatgaAGGTCAGTGAGCCTTTAATttctgatcctagagaagctaaataagaaggtgaacccaaagaaaaacatatagttaacctcctggatattggaagtagactagattgccaggcaaaaatagGGATCTTTGTGATGAGGGTGGGGTGGTGAGGAGTGATgggaagatgtggagagaaaagtgaggaggggaggatggggagaccctaggggaatgggatggttgggaggaAGGAACGGTgcataggggagcagggaagaagatatcttaattaagggagccattttaggtttagcaagagacttcactctagaggggttcccaggtatccatggagatgtccccagatatTTCCTTGgtcagttgaggagagggagcctgaaatggccctttcctatagccatactgatgaatatcttgtacatcaccatagaagcttcatctggcgatggatggagatagagacagagacccacattggagcactggactgagctcccaaggcccaaatgagcggaaggagggaagaacatgagcaaggaagtcaggaccgagaggagtgcgcccacccactgagatggtggggctggtctaatgggagcacaccaaggccagctggactgggactgaaaaaccaTGGGATCAAATCGGACgttctgaatgtggcagacaacaagggctgactgagaaaccaaggataacggcactaggttttgatcctactgcatgtactggctttgggggagcctagtctgtttagatgcgcaccttcctggacctggatggaggggggaggaccttgaacatcctgcagggcagagaacctgactgctccttggactggagagagaggggaaggggagaggagggaggggggggggaaatgggaagtggggaggaggcggaaatttttaataataataataataataataataataataataataataataaaaagtacgGGTTACTCAAAGACAGCTATGGTACAAGGACATCCATTGTATACCTGTCAGTTATAACACTAAAGAGTCCCACTCACGGCATTACCTTAGGTAGGTAACAGTTGAGATAAGGAAATTTAtttgttcagtggttaaaagacaTTCCTTAGGACAGAATACTCCACAAAAAACAACCCAAGCTCCAAagagtgttttaaatttttgattagaagtattttaatagagaaaaattGATAAATATACTATTgttcaaaatacttaaaattaattcatttttcccATAGTGTCAACTTGACTCAGTAGTAAATgttgaaattattaaaataatgaacacaGAGTTGTATTCTAGAAAAATGTTAGCTCCTTGAATTTTAATAGCTTACAGAATGTCTGAGTTATAACAAGGTCATATCAGGTATTTGAGGTCCACATTCAAATTCTTTATTCTCAAGGGAATCATTAAGAAGTGTTCAAACTCTAAGAAAGTGTGGGTTTCAGTTCAGTGTACGTTGAAAACAGGTCATTCTCAgtgcagaaaaggaagaagtgaagtGCAAAATAAGTTTATTATTCTTCATTATTAAAAAAGGGCAGATGGTTGGATAGCATGTTGCCCAAAATGCATTAACTCCCTCCAAtcttggaatttttgtttgtgaATAAAACCCATAAAGGGTGATGAAATTGTTCAACCAATACAAGATCACAAAACAGCTCACCAGCAGCAAGATGCTGTGAGTGGCTCTGAGCTCGGGAGATTGCTGGCTGGAGAGGCTTGGGCTTCGGAGATACTGGGCTCTCTTGCGGTGTCTGTAGAGGAGAATTACCATGTACAGGCTGGTCCATATCATGATGGCCACATATAAGAGATCATGCATGAATATGATGCTTAAAAATGATCCTGAATTTTTGTTCCCAAAATTCCTGTTTTGACAGTAAGCATGGGAAAATCCATTTCCAACTTTTGTATAATTGGTTTTGGCTATTACCATTTCAACCATATATCCATAGATGGCCAGGTTAATGAGCCAGgagcaaattaaaaaagaaaacgtcCATGTTGATAGTTTGTGCTTAAGCCAAACCCACTGAGAATTACTGGGAGTCACGGGTGACAGCTTGAAATGTGCTTAAAATACAGGTGGTACTGATGGACAGACCACGGGCAATTCTGTATATACATGAAACAACCTTACAACCGATATCATCCAGAAAATTGGGTACTTCAAAGGTTGACACGATATCCGGTATCAATGTGAACACGATCGTCACCATATTAGCTATTGTCAGGTGCATGAAAAACAGATCTATCAACTTCTTAAAATGAGGCTTAAAGAGGAAAgtgtaaatgtataaaatgaacAGTGAAGTGTTCCCTATGACGCCAACACATAACTGCGATATGAGAAAGACCCCCAAGACGGAATTACTTATAATCATGATGTTCGTCAGATGTGTTAGGCCTACAGTGACAGATAAATGGACTGTATCATGAATCTAGTTTTGAAACGGCAATTGTGGGAAAATTAATGATTGCCAGCTCAGGAGCAGAGCTGATAAGTGATGAAATGTccaactcctttcttttcttttcttttcttttcttttcttatcttttctttcctcctttctttcttttctttctttttttttgtctttttggacAGGGCTTTTCCAAGTTTCACTGGTTgttctgggacttgctctgtatcccaggctggtcttgacctcacagagatccacctatctttgtctcttaagtgctggaattagaggcctgTGCCCCACCGCCTGGAGAAATATCCAAATCCTTTCAATGTTAGGTCCACAAATGACCTCTTAGCAACTGCTTCCAGGTATTCTTGACCATCTTAGAGGACAGAATAAAGTGTTGGAAAGTAGGCAGTCGAATCCACCGATACCCTGAACACTGTTATGTCAGGCAGAAGGATGTTTTGACCTAGGTGAAAGCCAAATTTGCATGttataagaattttaaaagttatgtatttttgtgtatgggcacattgcctgcatgtctgtgcactctATGCctgcctgggaattgaaccctggcaCTCTGGAATGGTCTTTAACTGTTaatccatccctccagctcccaggAATTTTCATTCATCAATTGATATTGTTTTCATGTTtataacaatatttatttctaacaCATATATAGTAATACGTTTACTTGAAGGTCAGTGTTTTGGCTGAAGATATGTTTCTGTAGCTTAGTGATGAGTGAATACTTAGACTTTCCATGTGGGACTCTGCCTCTCATTTCACCTTACAGGGTAACCAGCACGTCCTGAAGCATTTCATTTCATTGTCTGTTTCGCTGACAACTTAGAGCTGAGCTGCTGATATGCAGACAGTGATGGCAAGGGTGAGACTGCGTATCCAGTGTTGAGCACATCTTCACCAAGTGTGTTTCCTATGACATTTGGTCATTGAAACAGTCAGGCCGATTCTGGCTGATAAACCACTGTAACAAAGAGTTATGTATTTTGCAACACCTGAATTACATTTCCACTAGAAGATTCTTCTGTTTTGCTGTTGCAGAAGCAGAGATCTCAGGtccacagttacacagagaatgGCAAAGACATGATACTCATGAAGTTTGACCTTGAATTTTACAACATAGTAATATCTCCCATGTTCAATGGATTTGGGGGAGTTTTACTGTATATTAATTTTAGACCCATTCCTCCACCGATTTAATTATTTCAGTCACCTGAAATacaaaccttttttctttgcagacaTCTATGGATCCCTCAGCAGTCTCTTTTATTCTGACAAGGTCTATTAGACTTTTCTCATTGTGCCCTTCTGAATTTCTCCATGCACCACAAATCTCTGCCTTGACATGAGTCCCTACCATAGCCAAGGTATTCTGTTATGAGTGATTAACATTTAAATTACTTAATGAGTTTCACTACACAGAGATATTGTTCTTCCACAATCCCAGTTATTCCTTATATCAGTGTTTACTTGTTTCATGACTTGTCAATGTTTGCCACTGTCACATATTATATAGTTAGACAACACCCACCCTCCTCTAAGCTTTGAAAACACATCTCATCTCTACTGTGCCATATGGCTTTTGCTGAGCCACATTTGTTTCTTGCATCATTCACATCTTCCCAAGTGTTATCCTGGATTGATTGTCATCCTCCTCGCCATTCACCAGGAATTTGTTGTTTActcctcttttctccttgctCTGTATCTACCCTCAAATGCCCTAACTTTTCATAATTTCCTTACTCAGCACGGTCCTAAAAATTCCCTCCAGCAGCCatgttattacttttttttcctgcaaagaaTAAGAGTTCTAGGATAAAATGCCAGGCTGTCATCTGAACCCAGATGAAACAGACTCACACTATGACTTGCGCAGGAAGATGCTATCAATGGAAAATGGAATCTAAAAAGATTATCATGCACTatttttgacattaaaaaaataaaacttgccagAATGCGGTGGCACAGTCCTTTATTCCTAGCctgtgggaggcagacacaggtggatgtCAGTGAGGTTGAGGTCAGCTTTGTCCAcgaagcgagtttcaggacagttagtggtacacagagaaatcctgtgtcaaaaaaaaaggaaatttgaacAATGAGGAATAGACATATTCCTAAACAGCAGAGCAACTGCTATGTGTATGTAAAAAGATGTGACAAATTTAAAACAAGTGTTATCATACATAATTCTATACATGCATtatatcttcaaaaataaaagtataataaaaattaacttagCAAAGATATAGATgcattaaaaacagagaaatcaacTATCCAGTTGTATAAAAATTTTTGTAAGTAATCAAACATAACAGCGATAATCTTAATGCAATCACATTCACAGTCTACAAAACATAGATGACACACAATATTTAAAATAGGCTATTTGAATTTTACTGAGAGCAAAACTGGAGGtgttctcttttttcttactGTGAATGAAACTGTCAGCATGTTGGCACATTGAGGGAGAATGAAAAATTTACATTCTGTCTCAGTGCTAAAGATTCACCATTTCACACCAATTCAAATATATCAAGCCCATGGAGAAGTAAAAGTTCCCTTGTGCAAGTGATGATAAGCCCACAGCTAGAGCGTCACAATGAAAATGGGAAACATTAGTCTTTACAGCATTGAATACACTGTATATGGGTTCAACTCTCATTAAGAAAGatgcaaaactaaaaaaaaattgaagaacattttcaaactagaagaaaattttcaccttaagtaaattttatttcacaagaGAAATGCTAAGGGTACACACTTACTACATGCAATCAACCAACTATTGCAGCAACATTAAACTTAAATTTgagaataaaaatacacaaatatcatCTATACATATTCAAGGCTACAGCATTAGATGAGGCATAACAATCAGAAGCAatatgatggttttttttttcatgacagggttttctatttgtagctctgactgttgtggagctcactctgtagacaggactggttttgaactcactgagatctgcttgcctctctctgccttccagtgcgGGAAGTCAAAGTGTTTGTCACCATCCTCACCTTGATGGGAAATCTTACAACATCTTCTTGCAGTTAACCAAGCCAACAGATAAAAGAGAGAATGGGATATAAAAATTTGAGCTAGagaacctggagagatggctcagtgggacagaacacaggctgctctttcagaggatccaggttcattcccagcacccacatagcaactcataactgtctgtacctgcacttccaggagatctgacaatATCATCCAGACATGGacgcaggcaaagcaccaatagacataacataaaaattaaataaattatataaaaaggaaaatcttttaaaaattaagctggaGAACTGATAGCCTTAGTGTAACAAAACTGCACAGTTACGGGAAAGCAGCGATCGTTTGTTGTCTGGCCAATGTGACTATAGAACCAATGTCAAGGAAAGGATCATCAATGGCCTAGTTTGCTGTTAGACTAAATTTTATGTCTATAATGTTGTGTTATAGAGAAACttagtagggctggagagatgactctgagaTCAAAGTGTTTGTCATGTGAGCACTGGAAAGTGAGCTCAAACACCAAGCACCGATGCaaaggctgagtgtggtgggTTAGACAGGCTGGTGACAGGTGGATTCCCCAAAGCCCATCGAGCAGCTGATTGAGCCAACTGATGTGCTCCAAGCtgaatgagagatcctgtctcaaaaaattaagaggAGGTATAGGAAGGCACACGACATCATTGTCTGTCCTGTACACACACGAACAAGCAATCACATagtcacatatgtgcatatacctcacacaaaagaaagtgaaaaactcCCAATTCCCATcatgttaaaaacaaatgaatatctTGGCAATGACAGAATGAAAAAAGTCCATTGTGAAAATGAACTGTAGAGTGTCTCttgtagaaatgtgtgtgtgaaatagatAAAAGATGTTAGGAAACAATAGAATTATATTGAAAAGGATTTCATATGAAATCTAAAATAAAGGAGATGAATGAATAGAAGCAGAAATATAGCAAGCAACAGAAATGTACAGGAAACATAAAGCCAAGGCCACTACGTTGAAGGGAATACTGCAACACTCCTCTGTGAGACTACACTGTTGTgcaggaggaaagacagagattaGGACAGAATGCTGCATACAGTGTCTGGAAAATGGCAAACACATCTTCAAAGACTATGTTTTGAATACCTAGGCCAATAAGGGGCTTTAAGAGGAATGTGCAAAATCCTCTAAGATGTAACATCCCTCCAAATATTTGAGATTCTAAAATGTCATAGATGGACAATATTCTCATGAGATTGAATCATTGACTAGATCAGATGAAAAGTATTAACGAAGAAGGAAAATGGGGActtgagatgtctcagtgattaagagtactggttggTCTACCTGAGGGCCTGGCTTTGATTACCAACACCACACAGATGCCTTTAATTGTCTGTAAtaccagttctagggcatctggcatctctgacTGTTTTCCTGGGGCATTGCACCATGTCGTGCACAGAGATACATGAAGGCAAATCAccacacaataatatacatgaataaaaattaaaaacaaaaaatggtaaaaatatatgaagatcAAGAGAAGTAttatacagaaaaataacaaagggGATAGCCTAAATTGAGAGAGAATGATGGGaaatataaatctaaaaacaaatcaaaatgcccaaAG is part of the Arvicola amphibius chromosome 8, mArvAmp1.2, whole genome shotgun sequence genome and encodes:
- the LOC119821571 gene encoding LOW QUALITY PROTEIN: vomeronasal type-1 receptor 4-like (The sequence of the model RefSeq protein was modified relative to this genomic sequence to represent the inferred CDS: deleted 1 base in 1 codon) codes for the protein MIISNSVLGVFLISQLCVGVIGNTSLFILYIYTFLFKPHFKKLIDLFFMHLTIANMVTIVFTLIPDIVSTFEVPNFLDDIGCKVVSCIYRIARGLSISTTCILSTFQAVTVTPSNSQWVWLKHKLSTWTFSFLICSWLINLAIYGYMVEMVIAKTNYTKVGNGFSHAYCQNRNFGNKNSGSFLSIIFMHDLLYVAIMIWTSLYMVILLYRHRKRAQYLRSPSLSSQQSPELRATHSILLLVSCFVILYWLNNFITLYGFYSQTKIPRLEGVNAFWATCYPTICPFLIMKNNKLILHFTSSFSALRMTCFQRTLN